GTACAATCATAATCCGtcaactcaaataaaaaaaggataaaTCTGGGCCATGGCTGCTCTAGCTGGCATGGCTTCAcacatacatgtatatatgtgtatagATTTCTTTCTTTGGATTTTTTGACCTTTCTGATTTTGCTGCTGCTACTTCACAGTTCACAGACACGTACAACGGCAGTACGCAGAGAATTATGGCACAGAAGTATGAGTACTGCGGTGTAATGTAGTACGGAATACAAAACTAGTGATCAGGTACGTAGGTGATCTCAACTTCCTTGTCTTAAGCTCgtcagaaataatatttgtaattgtatAAATAGCgtctaattatttttaaaaaaataaattaatataaggttaatataaaaaattaattttttaattgtaaatttctttttttttttttaaataattatataatatttataattttatgattatatataacattgttTTAAATTCGTTGAGCACGTGCATCAAGATATAGAAACACCTAAATGGATGTGATTCCTCGAACATATCTATTCAAATCTGAAAAAACCCTGACGTACGGCACAGTTCAACAAAATTATTAATAGGTGTTTGATGATTTATCTCTTATTCCTTCGGCCGTTTCAAAAATTGGAATCGTCTACAGTATATCtcattatatatgtttatttttaattaatagttctaatgatatttttaaaagaattgttttagctataaaaatattttataaaaataaatttataaattaaaataacttaaTGATacgttaaaattatttttattataaaatatatttaatatatcatataaaattaaattaatttataaatttatttttataaaaaaaatttataattataacacataatattttataaatttctaaCGTATCATGTGGAACGATAGTAGTCTAGTATTTAGATAAAtgctttatttataaaaagattttataaaataaatttataaattaacttgaTATAATGTGATACAttaattcataaaattatttttattataaaaatatttaatatattatataaaattatgttaatttataaatttatttttataaaattcctaCTGCGTCAATTATGTGAGCTTTATTTCCGTTATTAAAGTTGAATAGTAAAATGATTCTCCCATATCTCATTCTGCAAGGTTTTCCTAAACTTCGTCTATTCTTTTCCCCCCGCTAAAGTCCATAAAAATTGCAAGAATCAAACTTCACACGGGATTGTATGTACACAAAAcgacaagaaaacaaaacaacagaTCGAGTATCACTTGATCACTGTCAAAATCCCTCCATAACATCGATCATTATTTTCTCAGCTGACAGCGCGCgttcaagtaaattttttacGGTTGTCATTAATTTATAGATCTTACTAATGATGACAAATCAGTGCCTATTGGAGCAACTTCTTTTTTGCCATATCTTTTGGTAATTCGTTGTTGAAACTAATCCTAGTTCTTTTACCTCTTTTTCCAGCTTGTGTAATGATTGAAACTAATCCTGGTTTTTCATAGTCCGGACAAGACAAAGGTAACGACAAACagtgaaaaaaagaaacaaatacatTATTACATTATCTTCATGCTTTTGGTGGAGATTTGGCAGTTGATGGGCTGAAAATGAAGTGAACGTCTTTCTTGTTTTGGTCGGAATGAGGGACAACATTCACGTCATCCACGGAGGAAGTTGCAGATCATCTGGTCGTTGAACGTCCAGAATGGTAGTGAGTTTTTGGTATTTTTATCCAACTGTTTCGTAGTTTTGCTTGATAACGTACTGAATAACCATACGGATACAGAGAAAGGTCCCCCCAGGCCCAGGCTAGCTCAATGGCTCGTGACTCGATCGGTATGACTATAGAGACAGGAGGCAGGAATCCTAAGATCATGACTACGTCTCATCTTATAACTTCTTATATCTCGCTGATATATCATGACTCGTCAATGATTGaggtttattatttaaaaaaactaatattattcTTCTATTATACTCTTATGTCAGAAGCCAGAGTGTTAGGGTTCTTGGTTCAGAGGAAATACATCGTAGAACATAAAAGATGCCAAGCTAGccagtaataataataagtgcACGGCACATTGTGGTCCAAAGCCTGTTTTTCTAGACATTCTGGGGATGCCCATAATCCAATTCCAAACCCAACAATGTTCACCTTCTACTTCTATCCTCGTCATGGGGGTTTGCTCCTTCTTTGTTGGCGGCAAGTACCTCCTGTCCTGACCTGCAATCTTGGACACAACGGCTGCAACGTTTTTGGTTCACATGTTTTCCATCAAAAACGCTTCACGTGCATGCAGAGCTTTTTTACCTATATATACCTAGGGATATATAGCCAGTCTTTTTAGCCTCTTCTATCATTCACTGGTCTCGTGGAACTAGCAATCGGGCAGTCCTAGTATCCTAGAAACATATATACTTGAGCAGCCAATTAGCGAGAAGCTGGAACGTTGTCAGATTTCTTGTTTGGTTGTCAGCATTATCGTTTGGTTTCAGTTTTACCGTTCCATCAAAAAGAGCAACTTTGGGAATTTTTTACGCAACTGGGCCTGTGAATCTGTGAGAATCGGCCTTGCAATTGATATTGCGCTCCGTTTTGGGTATAGCaggaattatttatttaacttgaacTCACTCAGGCCCAAACGGGCCACATACCTAACATTACCTGCCCATATCCACGAGTATCTCTGGCAGCATCTGTTGCATTTTGCTTTTCTTTGGGTTGGGCCTCTCGACCTGAAATATCATCAATGGAGGTCGGAACATCACTGCCTATTAAGTTTAAGCTCTTGAATCTGAAATATAACTCGTGTATAAATATAAGCAAATGCGTTAGCCAcgaatagattttataaaaataaatatataaattgttgTAAATTGATTTGGTAACATTagattctaaaattatttttattatcaaatagaTCTTATAGATCATATGAAATCATGTCCGtttctaaatttataaattttttttgcagGTGTAAGATTtatctaattataaatttattatgttgctaaaatattcaaaatataaatatttattgaaataaTTGATTTAAATCAACTTTTACCTCGCGcatttgatatatttataaacaagcttgaaaattgatttattttgtaaCCTAATTTGCATAAACAGGTCTAAGCAGGGGTTGATCGAACCATCCGAGTTGACTGCTCATGCGTGTGAGCGGACAACCTGAGAACATGTCCTTGACCAGTGCGCGCGTTTCCCGTAGCCATCACTCATCTATCGTGCACCCCTTATCAAACCGTCCAAACTTTGTACAACTGCTATGGAAGCCAACCTGCCTAATCTAATCTTCATCTGGTCCAAATTCTGATTAGACCCAACACCAATGAATAAAATCTTCCTTCTTCTGCTAAAACAAACTTAACTTTCATGCTCCCCAAACCGGACATGCTTCAAAAGAAAGCGATAATTTCCCACTACCACTGGTTCTACTACTCCCAGCTTGATTCTCCAACCTCCTCCCGTTCCAAGTGTTTGACACTTGGACTCAAATGCTTGCTACGTAGCATTGATTTCGACAGCCATTTTCTAACGCTAGGACATTAAAAGTCAACATTTCACATGGGTGATTTCTCATGCTGAggtttcttctcattttcaacAAAGATTTGTCTTTTGTATGCGGTGGGATGGACACAGTATCAATGTCATTCAACGTGAACATGGGATTTATGCAGTGATATGCTCAATTGCACAACCACTTCTGCTGCCCCACTGAGGCGCGAACAAAGGATTtgtgtttcttaatttaaatgaaaaattatccACCTTTGCCTTTTACTTGATCATCAATATGCTTTGGTGCAATGACCCAGTATTGAAATTAAGAAATATAGGATCTCGATTTTTATCCGTAGTTGTGCATGCCCTTCTTAAATTTCAGTAACAGCCCGAGCCAACTTTGATAATGGGGTTTATACTTTATATTATAGCTCTCTTGGAACCTGATTTTGGGTCTAAAAATCAGGCACGAAAGTAAAGGAGTGCTAGGTTCAGAATCAAGTCAAAAGTTCATAATTTGGGTACAATAATGGCTGGCTAATCAGCTTGACTTCGTCCTCTCTATATGGCCCATCAGAAAGTTGCTGCTACCTGATTTACCATGATCGTCGTGAAGGACCCGACAggtaaaagagagagaaataataatgtttCTACATCTATTTTCCCTCATATTCAATCAAGAAATCTATTACCACGGTTCTACCCCACATTCCATAATTAAGTACACTGGGTTTTTACCtcaacaacatcattcacaggcactgtttttaatttttaattttttagtacATGCTATAATTTTAAGGTTTCATGACACGCTGTCGAGAAAAAATAATGGTTAAAGACAAAATTGAATCAGGAGAAACAGAGCAAAAGGGAAACTTGTTTTGATTTCACGTGGGTTTGTGGTACCATTTCATTATAACTTCCACAACGGCCAACTATGATTGAAGTATAAACAAttgaatcaataaaaatatatatatatatatatatatattcacaaaaaaataaaataaacaaaagtacCAATAAAATGATTTAAGATTAGTTGGGAAGAAAGCATTATGGAGATAATGGAATCAATTTCTCTACAATATTTCcattaatcaatcaatcaatcGTAGAATTTACATAAGAGATCCATATCTCTAATCATCACTTCCTTTTGCGGCTTTGCCTTGgcttagataaaaattaaagtgCCTCGGGTCTTCTTTTAGTTTCTGACCTTCCCTCCGATTGGAACCCGGGACGACTCGGTGGATAACTCGCCCACCCGTTTGCCATCTCCTCCATCATTCTCCGGAGCATTGCATGGTACACGGCTTACAAACCCAGTACCCAACAATATCATAGTTCAACCCAAAAAattgagaaagaggaaaaaaagggTAAAATATCCTTGGTTAACTCGGCCGAGTCAAATGCACAGTGTACTCGGCGACGACTCCCTTCACCAGTCAGCTGTTTAATggaatttgtttgtggatggtTTCCCTCGAGGCTAGCCAACTCGGACTGAGTCAGACCCGGGTCAGAACCAAAAGcgcttgttttatttttattttttatgtaaatcacCAACTGAATCAGCTGGCAGTGGTGTTTATTTTCACCAGATGCTTTTGTCGGTAAGTCAATGAAGCAACGGTCGCGATTCGGCCCAGAAATCAAGTTTGCTCCTGATGCCGACATGGCAGTAGCTCTGGAAGTCCTCCAGGTTCACGAACCGAGCCGAATTACCGGATTCCGGACGGGAGATGTACCGGAGCACCTCCTCGAAGAGTGACTCCTCGCACGGGATCGCCAGAGGGCCCTGGTTATTGAACCCGTACTCTTCTTCGGCTTGCACCAGGAGCTTCTTGAAGACGGGGTGGTTCAGGTACGTAGCGCGCACCACGAATCTCCTGCAACTGGTGCCCACGCAGACAGCCACGTGTCCGGCGGGTACGTCGGACGGAATGCGATTGGCTGACATACGGGCCTTGCTACGCCACCTTCGCAGCATTTGGCGGAGCCTCACAATGTGGCGGATTTTGCTGCATTTTCCGAGTCCGGCTGACATTTTCTTGGGAAAGTgacggggaaaaaaaaaagagctccTTTCGTATTACTTGTGGGTTTTGATActagttttgtttttcctttttgaaaagTTAAGTATGAGAGAATGCTGGGGGAATTGGCGTGTTGGGAGGAAGGAGGGCTATATAGAGACTATGACCCGAAATTGCCATTACTTTTGACGAAAATTACGATCTAGCGTTTTTGCAACTGTTGCATGACCGTAGATAGATTTATGTTGGACAATACAATCCTGTATTTTGGACGTAACCTGCAATGAAAACGTATAATCAATGCAATTATTTAAGTGGTGGTACGTATTTACAATATTGttgtatatgattttttaatgcatacttttttatataattttaggcAACCGGACCAAGACctatcatcatttttttatgatctattattttaaatattttctacaatTCTAAGGAATACATTAGATAAACT
This genomic window from Carya illinoinensis cultivar Pawnee chromosome 7, C.illinoinensisPawnee_v1, whole genome shotgun sequence contains:
- the LOC122315006 gene encoding auxin-induced protein 6B-like; the protein is MSAGLGKCSKIRHIVRLRQMLRRWRSKARMSANRIPSDVPAGHVAVCVGTSCRRFVVRATYLNHPVFKKLLVQAEEEYGFNNQGPLAIPCEESLFEEVLRYISRPESGNSARFVNLEDFQSYCHVGIRSKLDFWAESRPLLH